A stretch of DNA from Methylobacterium sp. CB376:
AGGCGGCGCGCCGCCTCGCCGAGGACGGCCCCAACGGCGACCGCCCGGCCCGGGCCGACGGCGTCCTGCGGGCGGTGCTGCGGCGGCTGCTCGAACCCTTCTCGCTGATCCTGCTCGCGGCGGGGCTGGTCTCGATCGCCACCGGCGACTGGGGCGGGGGCGTCATCATCATCGCCATCCTGACCCTGTCGATCGGCCTCGACACGCTCCAGGAAGGCCACGCCGTCCGGGCCGCGGAGGCGCTGCGGCGCTCGGTCGCCCTCACGGCGGAGGTCAAGCGCGACGGCCGCTTCCGGACCGTGCCGGTCGAGGAGGTCGTGCGCGGCGACCTGATCCGCGTGCGCGCGGGCGACATCGTGCCCGCCGACGCCCTCGTGCTCGCCAGCGCCGCCTTCTCGGCCGTCGAGGCGGCCCTGACCGGCGAGCCCTACCCGGTCGAGAAGCGGCCCGGCCCGGTCGCGGCGACGGCCCCCGCCGAGGCCGCCAATGCCCTGTTCCGCGGCGCCGTCGCCCAGAGCGGGGAGGCGCTCGCCCTCGTGGCCGCCACCGGCCGCGCGACGATGTTCGGGGCGGCCGCCGCCTCCCTCGCCGAGAGCGCCGCCCCCTCGCCCTTCCAGCGCGACCTGCGCGAATTCGGCCTCGTGGTGGCGCGGCTCACCCTCGTGCTGGTGGTGGCCGTGCTGGCGGTCCGGGTCGCCCTCGGGCGGCCGGTGCTCGACTCGCTCCTCTTCGCGGTGGCCCTGGCGGTCGGCCTCACCCCCGAATTGCTGCCGATGATCACCACCGTGACCCTCGCCCGCGGGGCGCTGCGCATGGCCCGCCGCAAGGTGATCGTGAAGCGCCTCGCGGGCATCCACGACCTCGGCGCCATGACGGTGCTCTGCACCGACAAGACCGGAACCCTGACCTCGGCCGAGATCGTGCTCGCGCGCAGCTTCGGGCCCGACGGCCGCGACGACCCGCGCCCGGCCCGGCTCGGGGCCGTGGCGGCGGCGCTGGGCGGCGAGCGCGGGGCCCTCGACGCGGCGCTGCGGCGCCACGGCGCCGCCGGGCCCGACGGCGCGGCGCGGGCCGACGGGGCCGCCGCGGAGGGATGGCGCCTCCTCGCCCTGCGCCCCTTCGAGGCGGGACGCCGCAGCGGCGCGGTCCTGGCCGAGGGGCCGGAGGGCCCGCGCCTGATCGTCAAGGGCGCGCCCGAGGCCGTCCTCGCCCTGTGCACGGAGCGGCGGGACGGGGCCGGGACGGCGCCCCTCGGGGATCCCGACCGCGCCGCCTGCCTGGCGCGGCTGCGGGCCCTCGCCGAGGAGGGCTACCGGGCCATCGCGGTCGCCTCCCGGGAGGCGGCGGGGCCGCGGGATGCCGGGGAGGCGGGGCTCGTCCTCGACGGGTTCTGCGCCTTCGCGGACCCGCCCAAGCCCGACGCCGCCGCCGCGGTGGCGGAGCTCGCGCGGGCGGGGGTCCGGGTGAAGATCCTGTCGGGGGACGACCCGGTCGTGGTGCGGCGCCTCGCCGGGCATGTCGGCCTGCCGGCCCCCTCGGTGCTGTCGGGGACGGAGGTGGCCGCGCTCGGCGACGAGGCCCTCGCCGTGCAGGTGCGCCGGGTCGACGCCTTCGGGCGCCTCGCCCCCGACCAGAAGGCGCGCATCGTCAAGGCGCTGCAGGCGGGGGGCGAGGTCGTCGGCTTCCTGGGCGACGGCATCAACGACGCGCCGGGCCTGCGGCAGGCCGATATCGGCCTCTCGGTCGAGGGGGCGACCGGCGTCGCCCAGGCCGCCGCCGACATGATCCTGCTCGCCCCCGACCTCGCCGTGGTGGCGGCCGGCGTGGCCGAGGGGCGGCGCACCTTCGCCAACATCCTCAAGTA
This window harbors:
- the mgtA gene encoding magnesium-translocating P-type ATPase produces the protein MRHDAETARTHPGGTREDGPFWTGSPEALAARLGCGLDGLSAAQAARRLAEDGPNGDRPARADGVLRAVLRRLLEPFSLILLAAGLVSIATGDWGGGVIIIAILTLSIGLDTLQEGHAVRAAEALRRSVALTAEVKRDGRFRTVPVEEVVRGDLIRVRAGDIVPADALVLASAAFSAVEAALTGEPYPVEKRPGPVAATAPAEAANALFRGAVAQSGEALALVAATGRATMFGAAAASLAESAAPSPFQRDLREFGLVVARLTLVLVVAVLAVRVALGRPVLDSLLFAVALAVGLTPELLPMITTVTLARGALRMARRKVIVKRLAGIHDLGAMTVLCTDKTGTLTSAEIVLARSFGPDGRDDPRPARLGAVAAALGGERGALDAALRRHGAAGPDGAARADGAAAEGWRLLALRPFEAGRRSGAVLAEGPEGPRLIVKGAPEAVLALCTERRDGAGTAPLGDPDRAACLARLRALAEEGYRAIAVASREAAGPRDAGEAGLVLDGFCAFADPPKPDAAAAVAELARAGVRVKILSGDDPVVVRRLAGHVGLPAPSVLSGTEVAALGDEALAVQVRRVDAFGRLAPDQKARIVKALQAGGEVVGFLGDGINDAPGLRQADIGLSVEGATGVAQAAADMILLAPDLAVVAAGVAEGRRTFANILKYIRMGASSNFGNMLSMAAASAALPFLPMLPTQILLNNLLYDLSEIGIPFDHVRPEAVARPQTWEMAGLLRFAAVMGPLSSLFDLLTFGVLLLGFGAAPDVFRTAWFLESMATQILVIVVIRTAGRPWRDRPGSVLAVTSLAALAVALLLPFTPAGPWFGFAPPPPALLAAIAAITAAYLAAAEAVKPWATGARRPAGFLPSRRRGRGHAG